Within the Heliangelus exortis chromosome 5, bHelExo1.hap1, whole genome shotgun sequence genome, the region CTGCTCCAATATGATCACAACATACTATAACTGTTCTATAGTTATTGACACACTGTTGCTTTAagtagctgcagaaaaaaagcagaactgaattCCAAGCTCCTTTTTATGAGAAAGGGGctcaaaaaattaaacaacCAATTTCAGGAAGACCACCACATGTTAAAAGAAGATAGAAGATAGAATTTAAATACAACGCAAAAAGCCTAACATAATGCAATAAATTAAAGTACACTTTCAAATTAATAACTTCCCAATATGTTATGTAAAAACTATGACCATGTAGCTATTGCCAGCATGAACCTGTGTATGACTGTATTGCAGTGACAGTGGTACACTAACTTGTCCAGAAACCTTTACAAAATACAGAGAATAGTTCATTAATCACCacacacaatttttaaaagaaaaatgcactaGCTTCCAAGTAGAAACGGAAACTAATTTGATAGTCAATAACAATCTAGAAAGCCTTGTTTTGTCACACATTGCTAAGGCAATGAAGATGAGATAGTGCTCTCCTTTCCAGGAGTAATGAATGAACTAATAAATCATTTTGCAAAACTAACCACAAACCATATTAAAGTACCCCAAGACTGTCTCATAAGCAAGAATCAAGTAAAAACCCTGAGTTTGGGGCTGCAGGAAAATGCAATCCACCCAAAGCATCAATGCATTGCAGTAGTTTCAGCAGTAATTTCAGAATTATTACCTTATAACTCTACTCCATGAGAAGCAAACCTCTAAAGTAATAGAAAAGGCTTCCTCAAAATTAAGTCCAAAATCCCCCAAGAACAGATCATTCTGAATCTGACTTAGGGCTGAAACCCTCACAAGACAATGGATCCAATCTGACAGCCCAGACCACTGAAGGGGGTAGCTCTGTTCCTTCCCCTCAACCCTTCTTTGCTCTTCCAGTTCCTACTAACATCTGACCCCAAGATGAGACAGTCCAACTCACCAAATCAAGAGACAatctcttcagaaaaacagcaagtaTTTTGCTGCTGGTTTAGCAACCAAAACTAGCTCAACCAGAGGCTGATCACTGCCAAAGACAGTGAAGACAGGAGTGCACTGCCAAGGGGACATCATACTGCTAGACCATCATTTTCAGCTGTCACCAAGTCAGTTGAGTTCATGAATATTTACCCTATTTAACAAGAGATAACTATAAACATCCAACCTTAAAGCCCCAGCTAAGGAAGGATGAAAATAAATCCCATTGACACTCAGTGCAATTGAGAATAACTATATATTTACATAAGTAAAGCAACCACATCTCATTCCATCAGAGTTTTATTTCTCCTTACTAAACTATAcgctaatttttttttttccactggatcCAAATTagaaagcagcagttttctAGAAACCTATGTTGCCTTATTAAGACTAAGAGAGCTGCCTAAGTTTCATTATAAAAACAACAGTGCACTGGCTCATAATTAATATGATTTCTATGACATACAAACACAGGTTTCATGGTAATGGTAAAGTTCAGAGGTAATATAGaaacatgaaataataaaaagatgGCACCTTTTTAAAGGGGTAAAGAACTAAGGTGGGAGAAAACACCTTTTTGCTTCAAGAAGCCTTTAATGACAGCCTGAAATGCTGTCCAAAACTCTCCTGTCTTTCTAACTATTATAATTCCCTATTAGTAGTCCAATCTCCACACAACTATCCTAGACACTAGATGTAACTTTAGAACCACGTTTCCTGGAAGAAGGatcaaggttaaaaaaaaacaaccctggaaacattttttttcattatataagTTTGAATATTCTAAATAGAACACATACATTAGCAGTCTACTTAAAAAGAGGACTTACAAACTAGATGTAGCAGACACAACATATTTAGGATTTAAAGGAAACTAAGAGTCAAGCTTAGCACTACTGATTTCAATAAATCTCCTTTCAAGTGGCATCTTTGACTCAACATTACATTATTTATTCTTAAGCGTAATTCTGGGCTTAAGCATGACTCTTACTTGATGTGTACTGATCTGCAGTGGATTACTGACACAAGAACTGTATCAGCATCTAACACACACAGTTACTTAAAAGTCATGGTTATTCTTTCACTCATTTTAGTAAAAATATAGCATTTGCTTAGCAAGAGAAGAAGCAAGCTgtgaaacagatttaaaaaaaaacacaacaaaaaccaaaaaccataGCTACCTGATATATACACACAGTACAGCTTCAGTAATTTCAACTCAGACTCTAATATTCTGACTTAGTCAAAATGAAAATCATCATCTTAAGGTAATTAGAAAACTTCCTAAAGGGATACTTAATTATAAACTAACAgttaaaactgaatttattaGCATTATGCAGAGGATCACAATAGGCTGGTCTTCAACAGATACAGTCCCTCTCCCCCTCGAGTCCCCAGGAACAGGAGGACATGCAGAGTTAATAGTTTGTCCAGAATTACATACTGTCAGTTTAAATAACAACAGTTCTCTCCCTTTTATGATAGCCACAAGATACAAATTCTGATTCTGAAAAGCTCAAATGATCAGCGGAAAGACCATCAGCTTTGTACAGAGACAAAACAACTTCCAACTGAAtagtttcaaaataaattccaaaGCAAGTATTACAAGTTTAACACAGACCATCTTCCCCAttcttatttaaaacatttttcttgtgtgtttcaATCTATTTCAGCTGTTTCTCTATGTTCAATTTACCGAAGTAAATGTATTATGCCTACAGAATATACCATGTGAAAGGTCACTGAAATGAAATCTCCTCTAACAAAGAGTATGTTTTGTGCTACTCAGACAAAAGTATTTGATGGCATTGCAGGAACATCTCAAAAAtcacaagttaaaaaaatctgataaacTAAAAGTTTTCTCAGTAACTGTGTATTGCACCAGCAGCTTTTAGCACATACAACAAGGATAAAATACTCAGctcaaaattatttctataattttaaaaagttattcagttccctatttaaaaaaaaaggcccagactttagattttcatttttcatatgaGTGGAAAGAGATGACTAAGATAACTTGCATGAATCACGTGTACCATTACTGAACTACATAAAAGCCTTCCCTGTTATCTGTGAGAGAACTCTGCAATTCCTTTGGATGGACAAACCAAACCTAAGATAACAGAATCCAAACATGGTAATAATTTCAGATACACATTTTCAGAGATACTGCCACCCACAATACCTTGTAAATAGTGAAGACAGTAACTGCTTATAAATAGCAAATACTGTTTGACACTCATCacatattaaaagaaattgtccaaatattatttaaaacataacCAGGTAAAAATCATACACATGCTCTTCCATATAATTATACTGAATATATAAGATCTGTTACGTGAACAGATAACCAAATAGGCTTTATTCTCCAGTTGATGTTTACATTTTATACAGAGGACAAGTGACATGGGCATTAGCACAGGACCCAGTAGGTTCAGATATAATTCCTTGCTCATCTACAAGCCTCCTTTGCTGCCTTGCATACATCACTAGTTCTCTGTGCTCTCATCCCATACTGAAGGCTGGGCTAAGAGCAGAAAGATTTCAAGATACTCACATTATGGCAGCTGAGTCCCAAGAATGTACAACAATGAACACCCACTTTAGGAAACATAAAATAGAAAGCTCACAACCATCGTATCTGTGTCTAGATATATTAGGAGATGTTCACTCGGCGTGACAAATTCAGAGTCCTTCTCTAAATCCCATAAAATGAAAGGCCTTAAGAAACAAGTAGAAAGGGTTTGTTCATAAACGTGGTGACCAGATAGAGTCAATGCATGCACTGTTAGTACTACATCAAATAACGACACACAAGGAGTCTGTCTCAAGTGCATCAATTATTCTTTCTTGTAAAAGCAACTTTGTCCGTGTTAgttaaaaggcatttaaaacTCAGCTCATTGCACTGCCCCCGTTTAGAAACAATCTTATAACCAGTCAACACTTCAAAGTCACGACAAAGGCCTAAAATTACAGTGAATACTTTATAGATATTCAGTCAAAGCTAGAAGATCCTGGAAGCAGGGATCTGACACCACCCTAATGATGACAGGCATTAGTGTCCAGCAAACTCAGACCTGAAGCAGCAGGTGAAGGAGGCCCCGGGCTGCCAAGCCAATGGAAACCAACGCTCATTCCTGCACGCCAAGGATGGGTCCAAGCGATCGCACCCATCCAAAGggcgcacacacacacacacacacacacacacacctaccGCTGGTGGCACCCTATGACTTACACCACTAGCACACGGACCGAGCCAGAGCCAGCCTGCTCACACAGCCCGCCAGCCCAGGCCTACGCTTCCCCTCCCCTAATCGCTACCGCACAGGCCAGTTAATCGCGAGAGCGGCTGAAGTCTCAGCCACAACCGGGCCACAACCGAAAACCTGCCAGCCCCGAGGCCGCCGCGGGGGGGGCAAAGGAGAGGCGGCCCGGCGGGGCCTCTCTCTGCCCCCCGCCCACAGCGCAGTCCCCCGCGGCGCGGCTCTCGCACCCGTCTGGCAGCCGGCGGACCCTCGGTGGGCGGACGGCGCGGAGCCCCCCGCCGCTCCCCCTATCCCAACGTCCGAGCCCCGGTACCTTGCGGACCCCCTTGTAGATGTAGAAGTAGAGCTCCCGGCCCACATTGAAGCAGAGCCGGTCTCCGTTGCCGCTCTGGTCGTTGACGTTGACGAAGGAAACGCGGACCGGGTTGGAGCCCTGCGAGTTGAAGGGCACCCGGTTCGGCCGGCTGTACTCCGAGTGGCTCAGCAGCTTGTACAGCCCCTCCCGGGTGGTGAACTGGGTCTTAATCTCGTtcatctccttccctcctccctccgcCGCCATCTTGGAAAGGAGCATTCATCCTGCCCCAGTGCCCGGATGTAGAGACACTGCGCAACCGTCGCCGCCGCCGGCGCTCCCGCGGCCCTGCGCAGAGGCGGCCACGCAAACAGCGTAAGGGGGAGGAGCGGCGGCGCCTGTTTACTCCGCATCTGCGCACGCGCGGCGCGGGGGCGGGGCCTGCGCCGAGGGGGCGGGGCTCCGGGGGGCGGTGGCCGCTGGGGGGGCGAGGGGCGCTGGACATGGCAGCGGCTGCGGGGCGGGGGTGCAGTGCTGCGGGGAGAGGGcggggggggacagggagaggaaggggtCGGTCCCCGGCTGGAGAGTGGGAGGGGAGGCTCTGCGAGCCTTGAGGGACTCGTCGCCTCAGGAGGCGGGCGTCTGCCCCTGGTGACCGTCCCGGCCTGAGGTGTGGGCGGGGGCAGTGCCGGTGGGTGAGGGTGATGGATCCCAGTGAGAGCCTTCACCTCGGGGCAGCCCAGACGGGGTGTCACCGCCCTGGCCACCTTCACAGGCTCGTTTGCCTTGGCCGTGGCCAGCGTTGTTGGCAGAGTAGTGCCGGCGCTCCCGCCGGGTTGCGGTCAGGGAGGGTGGTTCAGCCCTACGGGGAGAGGCAGTGGGGCGGGCGCTCGGTGAGGAGAGATGGAAGCGTGCAGCTGCGTTTCGAATCTCCTCCTACCCCTGAAGTAGTACCGGcatctctcctgccctgcagcagcctctgaaaTTCCAGCTGCACGAAGAGCCAGGCTGGGGTGTTGACCTGAAATGTTAACCTGAAAAACTCGTTGCCCGCTCACTCACTTCATTGTTGTGATCATCGTGCAACTACAGAACCAGCTGTGTTGCACAGCAAACCAGATCAATGTCAGAAGGAAGAGGCATAGGATTGGAAAGGACTGATTTTACTAtgcagggaagcagcactgTTTCTTTTGGCAACAGTTCAGCTTAAAAGAGTTTGTCCAACTATAGCCTCACAACTGACTCAAGCTAATCTAAGGCAAACCTCCAATTGTAAAAAAGGGCTTTGGCATCTCCTCTATCCTTAGAAACATATTTCTATTACCACTCTTGCATCAGCACTAGTGATCGTGCAGCCAAAGGGTGAGACAGATGCACTTGAAAACTaacacatgcaaagaaattATGGGGTTTTGGGTAAGCAAACTCTCGACCAGAAACCAGGCTGATCCAATTCATCACAGAATTGCTAGAGCCAAAATAAGGAAGAAGTTTGGAATGTGCAACTAGGGGGAGATAAGCTGCACTGAGATAGATCACCTTATATTAATAGTAAAAAACACTTCCCTGGTGTAATTTGAAGCTGTATTTCTGTTGCTCTGATGTGGCTGCTACCAAACATGTCCTGCTCTCTTCTTTCTTGACTGTGACTCTTTGCTGCAGTTGCGTCCTTCACCAGCAGCAGTGTTCATGAAAGATAAATGCTTAGGGAATTAAACTTACTACAGATGCAAAATGAAGCAGGACCTCACTGTCTTTCCAGTAGatcagctcagctgcagaagTCCATTCAGACTCCAGGGGGTTAAGTGGATTTATTTGAAATCAATTTAGTTCCAAGAGATACAGTTTGTAGCTAAATGCTATCTTGCAGTTGCCTATCAAAATGTTAGTACAGAGTATCTTTTAGTAGCTGAGAGGCATGAAACAGCTGAAATTCTCCAGTTAACTTTTGCAAAATGTATGCAGAGTATGTATCTGAGTGAATATCTGAACAAGTGCAGATAATGAAACTTCCAAAGGGTCAGGTGTTGAGGCCTTGCTTTAAACTCTTAAGACAAAGCCAATCAATAATGACCAATAGGTCTTGTAAGCTTATCAGACAGCCCTGCCAGATGGTATTGGTGAGCTCCTAAATTAAGCTCATAATTATGTGAGCagatctgaaattattttaagaatccTTGTCCTACAAGTGGTTCTTCTATATGGAAGTTTCTTGAATGGATCCAATGGGTCAGAATGTTTTCAGTCAccaaaagaagagcaaaaaagacAAGGATCTCTGTATCTAGAACAGATTAGGATttaacctcaaaaaaaaaaaaaacaaaccaaaaaacccaccaaaatgTCACTTCAAGCAAGCACACTCAATATTTCTTATTCTTTACACACTGACAACATTGGACAGATGATTTTGAGCAACAAAGGAGGAGACTTTGGTAGAGTGATTCTACGCAATGCAAATTATACTGAAATCACAGCAGGCCATCTGTCACTGATGGAATGAGTGTGATCCAAAGAATAAACAAAGTTAACAAGTAACTGGTTATCAACAGTACGTGGTGGTGCAGGAAGTCAAAGAACTGATGTAGTGTTTAACATTTACTGAGAAACATCAATAAAAGCCGCTGAGAGATTCCACAGAGAATCCAAGACAAATATTCATTTGAAAAACACAGCTGCAAGTCACAAGAACATCATTGTACAGCCCCATCAACAATACTCATTAAATACTTTGttaaaagaatggaaaaaagagaTTACAGAGATAAGTCTCATGAAAATATTCTCTGTACCACTTGtaaattcttctgtttcaaGCTAACCAAATATGATAGTTCTGAAATGATCCTATGAGAACACCCCTAGATGTGTTATTTGGTATGCACTGCACAACCAATAAATAGAAGTAAGTCAGAATCACTGCTGTATCGTGCCTTGACTTCTCACAAATGTTTTGACAAATTCGAAAACAAACATGAGCAATATTCACTAACATTATAAAACAGTGTAGTCCTTTGAGATTGATTTATACAGGGCATAAATTGGTCCTGCAACTTTTCAGGATGTGCTATTAATAGTACTTTTTCTGGTCATGAAAAAAACGCAGCATTAAAACTTATGCAATACAAGTAAACTTATCAACAAAATTTCTCAGTGCTTGAATTTGAATGCCATCTGTTACTTCCCAAAAAGTACTACAACTGATATTATTGATGCTTTGACCAGctcttctggggaaaaaaaacaaaaaaaaaaaaaaaaaaaaaagagagagaaaaaataagaggatGGTGATTACACCCATATTCCATCATGCAAGCACTATCTATTCTCAAGTGCATTGGTTGCAGATTCTAAGGCAGGAATCAGGAGACCATTTCTGCAGTGTCTGTCAACTATAGTTGGTCTGTCAAGTCTTTCTGGAACTTTGATGTCAAAACCAAGTTAGGCATTTAGTGTGTGACTGATTTAAGAGTCAAAAGCTCTGCAATGTCTCAAATTTTAACAAATTATGAATGTGTGTGAATAACTAACAGATATTGGAAAACAAAGATAGGTAACTAACACACCTGAAATAGTCAAAAGATTGATGCTGGTGAGTAGAATGGTATGCAAGTGCCATTTAATATGTTATAAGAATTTAATATgttataagaaaaataattacagtgtTGCAAATATGATTCCAATTATTTACATGAACTTTAAAGTATGTCTGACTTGCTTTCATCGTGAGAAAATATTGTTTAGGGCATAGTTTCATAGATTCGTATTTTCATTAAGAATATAATCAAAGCACTTCATACATTTAACACTAAATTCATGAGATATGTGTTATAAAGTGAAAAGGTATTATCAAGTAAGTTTCTGCTATATTAGAATATACTGCATGATGGTTTTCACTCTCATCCCTCCTCAAAAGcaagagaaacattttgttttcatagatggggggaggaggtttaaattacttaaaaataaattcatatttttttaaaacaagcatttGGATTGAAGAAGGCAAGGTAAAATAAATCTGCTTGGCAGTTGGGATTGGATGACAGTGAGCTCTGTTGTATCTTTAGACTTCATTTTGCTGCTTGCCATCAGGTTTCTGTAAGTTATCTCCTGAACAGAGTACTTTATAGCAAAGAGTGTTGTTCTTGTCAACAACAGTTTTTATCTTGAAGCTGTAGCTGTCCTGGAAATTATGTTCTTTGGAGATAAGACTGAGAtaatgaatttaatttaaattgtatGAAAAGCCATAGAGATTGGTTTGTTATGCCTACAAATAGCTTGTGTTCCAAGATGTGCTACGTAAGGATGTACTTCTCTAAAACTCTGTAAATAGGAAGCCATCCATACAACAGTATTGCTGTAATCCATCTGAGGAATGACAAACTTGTGCATAAGTAAGGGCtgattgtattttcttttccatcagaATTGGCTATTTCTTTCATCAGCTTTTCAATGGGAAACTTGTGGACATGGTATATGATTATACATGGCTATTGGTGTTGCAGGTTAGCCAAGCAACATGTACTTGGTGTGAGCAACAGTGAACAGTCACCCATGCAAGAAAAGTAGAGGGCATTGTGTGATTTATAAGTTCCTgagcagaaagctgagaaagGTGTCCTTCAAAACAATGAACAGCCAAGGAAGGGGCAACATTACCAGCCCAAAACAGAGGAGTCAGTAAATTCTATTAGGTGACCTGAATCAAGAGCCTCTGAACATTTTACACCTAAGAGAGGTATGTGCATGAGTGTCTGAAGTTTCTCATAGTTTCCTCAGTCTCTCCCAGCTCATCTGCTTAGCTGATGTTGAGATCTTTCTCCGTTGCTTTGGTGTATTTCTCCAAGAAGGCCTGAAAACACATTCTAAGTTCCCTCATCACCTTTCTCCCATGAAGCAATATTAGCTCAAACATGTTGCAGTGCTTCAGAATAAGAATGGctgtctgctttctgctttctgttcagTCATACAAGGAGATTCTCGGGAGTCAAAGATTGCTGAGTAGAACTGTGGAACTGTCTagacaaaaaaatttcaatacAATTTTTCCATCGAAGGGTGGTAACTTTATTATGGGGATTTTGTTATCTACAAGACAAAGAAGCATTGGCTGAGCAGAATGAGGGTTTATTACCACAATTTATTGTTATTCTTATATTTTATCACATGTACTTTATAATTTAATCACACACAGAATTTAATTCATCATAAAAAATTATCATCATTCAGGCTTTCAGTAGTCTAAGTGCCTGTCTAACAATAAGTCTGACTTCCTTCATGCCTAATGAGTTTTGTTCAGTTTCTCTTACTCTCTTTCCCTTGCTGAATATCAAGCAAGTGATGGGATTACTAAAGAAAAGTGTGGTTTGCAGATTACTGAGAGTAGACCCTGCTTTTCTGGTTTACCTGAAACTGTCATCCTTATCCAGCTCATACAATATTATATTCTCCTGTAACAAACATTTATCAGGAATCAAATATGCACATTAATGTTGCAGTCCTTGTCTTTTGTCTCCATCTTTCTATGAACAAGTGGTAGGTATAATATGATTTATGTCATTTCCAATAGCTGTTCAGTTGGTTCATTTAAATGTAATCTGATGTCTATTTACTCACTggcatatttattttcataaatagGTATAATGTGCTAAAATCAAAGATAAGGTAGATACATGTTAAATCTTAATGTATTTTGCCTCCTTTGACAGTAACAATGATGGAGTTGCTTATTGAGGACATGGTAGAATACAGGGAACATCAATCTGACAGCTTTCACAGGCAATTACTTTCAATTTTCAAATACTAACATCCCAATTCAGTGATTTGACACAGATGAGGACATTTGACAGATACACTGGCATGCAGGGATTtactttctttttgaaaaatcatcTACCTAAAATGGTGCAGTGATATCTAAATATGTTCAGTCTCTACATGAAACTAATCTCAGAGATGGATATATGAAAAGGGAAAGCTGTAAAATTTTTAAGCTTAAACTAATTTTTACAacttttgtttgtatttttatttaaatataggaaaaaaCATAGTATTTGGGAACTGAAGACAGCATaagcttttctggttttatatatGGGGACTTATAGTTATTTAGggattataaataaataaataagcaagcCTGATCTGACCTACAGAGTTCCTTAGACAGCTATTAGTTTGTGGGGTGGTGGTGAATGGCTGAATAGTTAAACACACAGTTCATAGAAAATTATTGAAACAAagtatttattataaataatggAGTCATTGATGGGattcacttttttaaaaaaataacaagactTCTAGTTAAAAATCCTATGCCACATATAGGATTTTTTATTGTTCTCCCTATCTATATATAGCTTTAAAATCTGACTACTTTAGAGAATATTTATATTTGCTGTATTAGCCCCATCTGGTGAATCCTAACAGCATTGCAAACCAGACAGACTTCATGCTGAGCTCTCAGGTCCCAGCTCATAGCTGGGTAGTAGGGCACACACAGGCACCCACATCCCTCCCTTTGCTCACTGGAGCAACACCAAAAGCACCAAGGAGGAATCCTGATTAGTATATTATTAACATAGTTCCtaagcttctctttttcttgtgtggATAAATCCTACAAGTTTGAGCACTACTATCTTCATTTATATTCAGAAACAGCAACACAAAGAGAGGTATCTTCCATTTCTGTTCTGCAATGGTGTTTGAGCTGTGTGTGATGGGGTGGAATCAGCTGCTCCTGTAGACAGTTCAGCTTTAAGATTCTTTCTGAGAGAGGGCTACAGTCCACTTTGTTTAATTGCAAGAGATGTCACCCATCAGTGATCTCTTTTCAGAGCAGCTCTTAGTGGACATGGCCACGTCATATACATGCTGTAGGTGCCCCTACTTGAGCAGAGGAGTTGGATGCAATGATCTCTGGATCATTGCTTCTTTCCAGCCACAAACACTTCTGGAAGTTTACCCTTAACATTATCCTTTATATTTGTGCAATGCAAATATTGCACAACAATATATCAACTCTTTTTTGAGTAGATATCATTTTACTtactttctgtaaaaataaattattataaaagcTCTTTTAAAGTACAGGATCAGGATCATAGTTTCTAAACAAATGAAGAGGCTGCTTGCTGCTGATATATGTGTTAAGCAAACCCAGTTAGACTTTGACACCTCGTATGTCAGAATAATGCCCTCTCAGCACCTTTCTTGACTTGCTCTATGCCTAAATAGTTTTGTCCAgtttccctcttctccccttctgCTGCATGTCTAAACCAGGGGATGGGCTGATTTTTTAAGAAAGTGTGGTTTGCAGATTATCTCCATAGAGTAAATTCTCAGAAATGAGTGATGACAGTGATTCTTTCACTGCCAGACTTAGCTAATGAAGACTTGTTGCTCTGCTAAGGTAAGATGAAATGTGACTACAGTATTTCTTTAAATCACTTCCCTTTGGAAAATTCCAATATAATCTTGTCATAAGCTTTCTAGTCAGTGTAAATTATAATTTGTTTCTCGTCTTCTTTCCTTCAGACAGCTGTGACAGGAGAGAACTGTgggcaaaataaaaccagctaGTAGTGAGACACAAGGCTTTCATGGTCTTTATTACAAACAGGTGAATGTGCTGCTGAAACATTAACTTCAAAAAGCAGCTAACAAAAACATATCTGTGTCCCTTCATTATAATGTGTTTCCTTCCAGTATTATTCTGACTTGAATGGATTATGAGCAAGTCCACAATAGTCTCATCATTATATCAACTAAGCCATATCTCCCATTCTTCAAGAATTTTCAGGCCTACTCTTGTTAATTACCTCAGAGAGTTCCTATATAGGTAGCATTTCAGTTAAAGGAGTGACAATCTCCAGTCTTTGCTATTTTGTCATAACCATAAACGTAAACTCTGGGATGTCCCAGAATGTAAATGGGAAATAAATTagcagtaataaataaaaaatcaccGTGGCTGTTCTTGCTTTATgacacaatccagcacaactACAATAAGAACCTACTAAATTCCTCTTGATTAAACACTTACTCATCCTATGCTATCTTAAGCAAACAAATCAGAAATCAGACAAGTGAAAATCCAAAATATATGCCAGAATACTAATGATACACCTGAAACACTAATTATATATATACcatcagaagggaaaaagacTCATAGCAAGTTTTGTAAGCCATTTTCCAGAATATGAGGTCCTCTACCTGGATACCTCTTTCAAGGAAGGACCAGACTGCCAGGGTGTAAAGGAGCAGGTTGCTCCACAAGCCaagagcaaaaataaagcaGGCAGGGGTCATGAGCATACTGACAAGGGTGATAATCCCATGATACCTGAAAAAGATGAGAATTGGTCTGGCAATGTTTCAGCTCAGTGATGGTCACACCAAATTGTAATAAAGCGGGAGGTCCAAGGATGAGCCAAGAAGTCAGGTGAGACTCAAGGTTAGAAGTAGCAAGTACAAGGCTGAATCCAGGCACAGCTACAGCATAGCTCAGGCAAGGATCCAAGCCAAGAGCCTTTGTTTCTAGGAACTGTGCTTATTAAGAAGTAGATGCTTTGGAAATGTTCCTGAACTATGAAGGCCTTTCCAGCAGTCTTTCTTCTTAGTTTTGCTGAAGGCATAGAACAAATTGATCCCACAGATGTCCTCTTTATAAAAAATAGTACCTTCTTCATATAAAAATCTTTATCCAAAATACCTGATCTTTCCAGTACAGGCAACTACATGAACTACTTCCCTCAGTATCTGCTTAAAATCCAGGACTTaccttatttaaaataaatccaaattttaTTTCCCACTATCAATTTTTCTGTCATGTCCTAATTGCCTAACTCAGCAGTAAAATGGCATGTGTtcagtaatttgaaaaatactgttGGATCAAGAATAAGTTATTGAAGTACAGAATAAATGCTTTGTGACATAATTTCCCATAGTATATAGCTTCCTAGATTCATTAACTGATatttaaattaagattttagTCTCTAGTTCTACTGTTCTGAAAGTGGCTTGAAGGACAGCTTTGTCACCAAATctaccacacacacacaaaataa harbors:
- the WDR20 gene encoding WD repeat-containing protein 20 isoform X8 encodes the protein MLLSKMAAEGGGKEMNEIKTQFTTREGLYKLLSHSEYSRPNRVPFNSQGSNPVRVSFVNVNDQSGNGDRLCFNVGRELYFYIYKGVRKAADLSKPIDKRIYKGTQPTCHDFNHLTATAESVSLLVGFSAGQVQLIDPIKKETSKLFNEEPSPH
- the WDR20 gene encoding WD repeat-containing protein 20 isoform X5, producing the protein MLLSKMAAEGGGKEMNEIKTQFTTREGLYKLLSHSEYSRPNRVPFNSQGSNPVRVSFVNVNDQSGNGDRLCFNVGRELYFYIYKGVRKAADLSKPIDKRIYKGTQPTCHDFNHLTATAESVSLLVGFSAGQVQLIDPIKKETSKLFNEEGLLSSQNQANSPSGTVV
- the WDR20 gene encoding WD repeat-containing protein 20 isoform X6; this translates as MLLSKMAAEGGGKEMNEIKTQFTTREGLYKLLSHSEYSRPNRVPFNSQGSNPVRVSFVNVNDQSGNGDRLCFNVGRELYFYIYKGVRKAADLSKPIDKRIYKGTQPTCHDFNHLTATAESVSLLVGFSAGQVQLIDPIKKETSKLFNEEQKLHVSRIPKGLLGED
- the WDR20 gene encoding WD repeat-containing protein 20 isoform X7; translation: MLLSKMAAEGGGKEMNEIKTQFTTREGLYKLLSHSEYSRPNRVPFNSQGSNPVRVSFVNVNDQSGNGDRLCFNVGRELYFYIYKGVRKAADLSKPIDKRIYKGTQPTCHDFNHLTATAESVSLLVGFSAGQVQLIDPIKKETSKLFNEEETSSSGSN
- the WDR20 gene encoding WD repeat-containing protein 20 isoform X4, which gives rise to MLLSKMAAEGGGKEMNEIKTQFTTREGLYKLLSHSEYSRPNRVPFNSQGSNPVRVSFVNVNDQSGNGDRLCFNVGRELYFYIYKGVRKAADLSKPIDKRIYKGTQPTCHDFNHLTATAESVSLLVGFSAGQVQLIDPIKKETSKLFNEEPSCTPVPQKTHSPHHTEKTQTVVIWM